A stretch of the Vibrio gazogenes genome encodes the following:
- a CDS encoding CRISPR-associated helicase/endonuclease Cas3 translates to MEEPAYFLYWGKASQALTYHGDDYHLLPYHCLDVAAVGQQLLHPEKPLTGELAAFLGISPSQLNRWFTFVLTLHDLGKFASAFQALHRPPDGSWLPHCRRTYDGREYRHDRLGLFFWEVLKDSVYAELPTFVSYSENEQDRIDQTLMIMLNCVFGHHGQPVENAAMVTMRKFTEPHNLDAAGQFVHDVYHLIRPDIPLEKLTDKAWTSRLAQVSWQLAGIAVLADWVGSNQAFFHYRSQPEALCDYWHKVQDVAVRAIQAFGLAQSSRPAPFQSVEAHFHFQPTPLQRWAEEVPLDDAPQLFVLEDVTGSGKTEAALTLTHRLMAANVADGFYFGLPTMATSNAMFDRVADHYQQMFVAEQDNIPSIVLAHAAREMNERFQQATMESGPRDMNYAQTDRSATAQCNQWLADSRKKALLAPVGVGTIDQALLAVLPRRHQSLRLLGLHRKVLIFDEIHTADDYMFELLEALLRLHLHQGGSAILLTATLSLKQRQRLADIWLNTESESRLLLTQTHFPLATQLSYGSVTPIREQALASRADVSRAVQVDFIHHEQACVDRIVAAVAQGQCVVWVRNSVDDALAAYRLLSAQLAKPEDCLLFHSRFILDDRRRIETQVLQWFGKKSTGSDRQGKVLIATQVFQESLDADADVMISDLCPIDDLIQRAGRLHRHTRDATGCHMPKVSDQRPAPVLYVHAPMWEEEPAKDWLSQNFRNTEFVYRSPGRLWLAQRILRQLEAIRMPEQARQLIEAVYGDTATDSIPISLQSQEEALMGDECAKANQAWSQLVDFRYGYHTNSSKYWTEDHQEIGTRYSDIETVSVLLLKRTENDQLVPWVDDMQFAVALSTVKVGKKKFADHLALLSEEQIQSVHRAYPAAKYLQLWMPEADSRFAYDETAGFCMQQKQEV, encoded by the coding sequence ATGGAAGAACCTGCCTACTTCTTGTACTGGGGCAAGGCGAGTCAAGCACTGACATATCATGGGGATGACTACCATCTTTTGCCTTATCATTGTCTTGATGTAGCTGCTGTCGGGCAACAACTATTACATCCTGAAAAACCACTCACCGGTGAGTTGGCTGCATTTCTGGGCATTTCACCAAGTCAGCTCAATCGTTGGTTTACTTTTGTGCTGACGTTACATGATTTAGGCAAGTTTGCCTCCGCTTTTCAGGCGCTACATCGGCCACCTGATGGTTCATGGTTACCACATTGCCGTCGCACATACGATGGCCGCGAATATCGACATGACCGATTAGGGTTATTTTTTTGGGAAGTATTGAAAGATTCTGTCTATGCAGAGCTTCCCACTTTCGTATCATATTCTGAAAACGAACAAGATCGCATCGATCAAACCTTAATGATTATGCTCAATTGTGTCTTCGGTCATCATGGTCAGCCGGTTGAAAATGCCGCGATGGTAACTATGAGAAAGTTCACCGAACCGCATAATCTCGATGCCGCCGGGCAGTTTGTTCATGATGTTTATCATTTAATCCGGCCGGATATACCGTTAGAAAAGCTCACTGACAAAGCATGGACTAGCCGTCTGGCACAGGTGAGTTGGCAACTGGCCGGTATTGCTGTGTTGGCTGACTGGGTTGGTTCAAATCAGGCGTTTTTTCACTATCGAAGTCAACCCGAAGCACTTTGCGATTATTGGCATAAGGTGCAAGATGTGGCTGTCAGAGCAATCCAAGCGTTCGGTTTAGCGCAATCGAGTCGTCCGGCACCGTTTCAGTCTGTAGAGGCTCATTTTCATTTTCAACCGACACCATTGCAACGATGGGCCGAAGAGGTTCCGCTCGATGATGCACCGCAGTTATTTGTGTTAGAAGATGTGACCGGTTCGGGGAAAACAGAAGCGGCTTTAACACTGACACACCGCCTGATGGCAGCAAATGTCGCAGACGGTTTTTATTTCGGTCTGCCGACGATGGCTACTTCAAATGCGATGTTTGACCGAGTTGCAGACCACTACCAGCAGATGTTCGTCGCTGAGCAAGACAATATACCCAGTATCGTTCTGGCTCATGCTGCCCGGGAAATGAATGAACGGTTTCAACAAGCGACAATGGAATCCGGGCCGAGGGATATGAATTATGCGCAGACGGATCGCAGTGCAACAGCACAATGTAATCAGTGGTTAGCCGATTCGCGTAAAAAAGCATTATTAGCGCCCGTCGGGGTGGGAACCATCGATCAAGCATTATTAGCGGTGTTACCACGTCGCCACCAGTCGTTACGTTTATTAGGGTTACATCGAAAGGTACTGATTTTTGATGAAATACATACGGCAGATGACTACATGTTTGAGTTGCTTGAAGCCTTACTCAGGCTCCATTTACATCAAGGCGGGTCAGCGATTTTACTCACAGCAACACTCTCGCTGAAACAGCGTCAGCGTTTGGCTGATATTTGGCTAAATACTGAGTCAGAGTCACGTTTACTTCTCACACAAACCCATTTCCCGTTGGCCACCCAACTGAGCTATGGCAGCGTGACACCGATCCGGGAGCAGGCTTTAGCCAGTCGTGCGGATGTCAGCCGAGCGGTTCAGGTTGATTTTATTCATCATGAGCAAGCATGTGTGGACCGCATTGTCGCGGCTGTGGCACAGGGGCAATGTGTCGTCTGGGTGAGAAATTCGGTGGATGACGCATTGGCGGCCTATCGGTTACTCAGTGCTCAACTGGCAAAACCAGAAGACTGTTTGTTATTCCATAGCCGTTTTATTCTCGATGATCGGCGGCGGATAGAGACACAAGTTTTACAGTGGTTTGGTAAGAAAAGCACCGGGTCAGATCGGCAAGGTAAGGTCTTAATTGCGACTCAAGTCTTTCAGGAAAGTTTAGACGCCGATGCCGATGTAATGATTTCTGATTTATGTCCGATTGATGATCTGATTCAACGTGCCGGTCGGTTACACCGCCACACCCGGGATGCAACCGGATGCCATATGCCCAAGGTGAGTGATCAACGCCCGGCACCGGTTTTATATGTTCATGCACCGATGTGGGAAGAGGAACCGGCTAAGGATTGGCTGAGTCAAAACTTTCGCAATACAGAATTTGTTTACCGTTCACCGGGACGTTTGTGGCTTGCTCAACGCATTTTACGCCAGCTTGAAGCGATTCGAATGCCGGAACAGGCGCGGCAATTGATTGAAGCGGTTTATGGTGATACCGCAACAGACAGCATTCCCATCAGCTTACAAAGTCAAGAAGAGGCTCTGATGGGGGATGAGTGTGCCAAAGCAAATCAAGCTTGGTCTCAGTTGGTTGACTTCCGATATGGTTACCATACGAATAGCTCAAAATACTGGACAGAAGATCATCAGGAAATTGGTACCCGTTACAGTGATATTGAAACGGTGAGTGTGCTTTTACTCAAACGAACCGAAAATGATCAGTTGGTTCCTTGGGTTGATGATATGCAATTTGCTGTGGCTTTGAGTACGGTCAAAGTCGGGAAGAAAAAATTTGCTGACCATTTAGCGCTGCTTAGTGAAGAACAGATTCAATCCGTACACCGGGCGTACCCGGCAGCCAAATATTTGCAACTCTGGATGCCTGAGGCGGACTCACGATTTGCTTATGATGAAACAGCAGGTTTTTGTATGCAGCAAAAACAGGAGGTGTGA